The DNA segment AATTTTATAGTTAAACTTTTCGAGAATCACCTTGGCAATTTCGCAAATTGGCGCTTCATCATCGACAACTAAAATTAATTCTCCATCGCCCGATGGTGTTTCTATCTCTTCTATCGTTAAATCTGGCGTTGCTGGAATTGCTGGCAAGAACACTTTAAATTGGCTACCTTGACCAACTTTGCTGGAAACCTTGACAAAACCCCCATGACTTTTGATAATTCCCAGCACGGTTGACAGTCCCAAACCTGTACCTACTCCCACCTCTTTTGTCGTAAAAAATGGCTCAAAAATTCTATTTAAGATTTCTGGAGATATTCCTGCACCGGTATCAGTCACTGTCAGCTGAATGTAATTGCCAACTTGCGCCTCTAAAATCATGCTGGCATAGGTTTCATCAATAAAAATGTTGTCTGCTGTAACGTTGATTTTCCCACCATTGGGCATGGCATCACGGGCATTGACGACAAGATTCATCAACACTTGGTGTAATTGAGTAACATCCCCACAGACTGCCCACAGTACTTCGGGAAAGCTACTAGTAAATTCAATTGACTTGGGAAATGTCTGTTTACCAATCAGAATAATATCGGTAATTAAGTGTTTGAGTTGGACTATTGTCCGTTCTCCTTTAAAACCGCGTGCAAACGATAGCACCTGCTTGACTAAACCTGCTCCGCGTCTGGCGTTGTTTTCCACAATCTCTAACAGGTGTTGGGAAGATGTACCGCCCGCCGTAGGTGTTCCTCCTTTATCTTCGGGAAATTTGACTTTCAGCAGTTGGGACGCTGCCAAAATGGGTGTCAAGATATTATTCAAGTCGTGAGCAATACCACCTGCAAGGGTACCCAGACTCTCTAATCTTTGGGTGCGGAAAAACTGTTCTTCTAGTTGTTTTTTTTGGGTGATATCGGTATCAACAATTAAAATTGATTTGGGTAGCCCAGCTGCATCACGCATCAGTGTCCAACGGCTTTCCACAATAATTTCTTTGCCAGATTTAGTCAGTTTTTGCAACTCCCCCTGCCACAATCCCAACTCCATAACAACGTTGAGAGCTGCTTCATGCAGGTGCAATGAAGTTTCAGAATATAGTAGCTTTTGGGCATTACGGCCGATAGCTTCCTGTTGTGACCAACCATACAAGCGTTCTGCACCTTGATTCCAAAATAAGATATTGGTGTGTAAGTCTTTGACAAAAATGGCATCGGTGGCTATATCTAGTAAAGCTGCTTGCTCGCGGATTTTCTGCTCTGCTTGTTGGCGTAAGCGTAGTGCAGCTTGCTGTTCACTAATATCGGCAAAGGATGTAACTACAGCATAAGGAACCGTTTCATTTTCCCGACACAAAGGCTGAGAATTAATCGAAATCCAGCTTATTTGTCCGTCCGGCTTGTAAACTCCCATGACCACATTAGAGCAGGGTTTGCCTGTACGTAGCGTCTCCATTGCTGGATGCTGTTCACCAGGAAACGGGGAGCCATCTTCATGAATCGTCAGCCAACGCTCATCAACACAGGTACGTTGTAATATTTGCTCTTTGCTTAACCCTAAAATTCTCTCGGCACTTGCATTACAAGCAATAATTTTGACCTTATCCTGCAAGATAATACCCTCTCTCATGGCTGTTACCACTGAGCGATAGAGTTCTTCACTTTCCCGTAGGGATGCCTCTGCTTGTTTGCGTTCGCTAATATCTCTAGTAGTGCCAATCATCCTGATTGGTTTACCAGGTTTGTCATAGTAGACTTGACCTCTACTATTGAGCCAGTGAATACTACCATCCTTCCAGACAGTCCGATATTCGACGGTAAATGGCATTCCTTGCTCAATACTGTTTTTGACAGACTGAGAGAAATTCTCTCGGTCTTGAGGATGGATTAATTGCAGGAAGTCTTCAGGACTAGGACATAAAGTTGTACTTGGCAGACCATACAGTAATCCCATATTGGCAGACCAGATGGTTTCATTGGTCAAAAGGTACCAATCCCAGATACCCATATTGGCAGCTTCCAAGGCTAAATTTAATCTTGCCTCACTCTGTCGTAGTGATTCTTCCGCCTGTCTGCATTCGGTAATATCTCTGCCTACTCCTTGAAACTCAACAACCTCGCCAATTGTATTTTTAATGCCGATAACATTCCATTGAAACCAACGTATACCACTGGGTGTTAATACAGGCTGCTCACTAATACTGATTTTATGGGGTGGGGATTTGAGGGCTTGGAAATATTCTTTTGCTTGAGGGATTTCATCCTCAGGAAACATCCACTCAAATATTAGCTGACCAACTAACTCATCCATTGGCTTGCCAAAAATTCTGCAAGCTACTGGATTAACAAATGTCAGTCTCCCTAAATTATCAACACGCAAAATTACCTCAGTTTGTAGCTCAACTAACTGGCGATACAGTTGCTCACTTTGCTGTAATGCTTGTTTTGGCTGTTGAACCTCAACAATGTCTCGTTGCCAAACCTTCCTAAATCCCAGAAATTCGTCGTGATGCTCCAGCTCTTGGAAAGGATTACGAGATGGGTAGCGTAAAAATTCTATCTGTTGTGGTTTTTGTAAGGATTGCAGACAGCAAAAAGTTTCTAACTGATTCAATCCTTGCAACAGGCTAGCTGCACTCACAATCCCTATCAATTGCTCTCTATCGTTCAAAATTGGCAGATGACGAATTTGATGCTGATGTAATAAGGACAAAGCTGTAAAAATATCTAGGAAGTTTGACATTTTCATCGTGATCACTGGTTGTGTCATCACCTCAGATATTTTTAAATCTGATAAATCAAATTTTGATGCAGTCAACCTGACTAAATCCCGTTCTGTGAATATTCCTAAAAGATTTCCTGCCTTAACTACTAAAACATAGCTAGTTTGTGTTGAATTCTTATTGCTATAAGTTCCCGGCGAGTTTATGCTGGTTGATTGTGAACTATTACCTTGTTGATTCATCAATCTAATAGCATCAATGACATAACTATCAGGATCAATCGTTAAAGGATGACGATCAATCAAATGATATAAATTATGTAAATCAATCGGCATCTCGTTGAATGGCATAGTTAATTCGTCAATCTTCATTATCTTATTGACCGCAGAACGAGTTAGCTAAACTGATAGTGAGTAAAATTTCAATATTAGGTTTTAATTGTGATTTGCTTGGGTTAAATAGCAATATCTAAAAAGAAATTGCAATATAGTAAGACTAGACAAAAAAGATATTTTATGCGTTTGATGATTGGGTCGGATGGGATGTTGATGTGATATCGTGGGTCTTCAAAATTATTCTATTGGCAAATCAGTAGTAGATGATCTCTGACTTTAAAAAGATTATCGTAATTGATAGCTGTGCTATGCCAATCAGGCTGAAAAAATAGAAATTCGTTTTTCTAATGGTAATGGTAGTATTTATATATGTGTTGATTGATTCTCTGGATTTAAATAAAGTCAAGACTGTTAAATACCCCAACACCAAGATTTATCAAGTTTTAATTACTAACATGACAGGATTTTATTTGGTGGCGATCGCTACCAAGTATTTAATAGAGACGTTGCTGTGCAACTTTTGTACATAGCAATTTAGTTCTTCCCCCTGGCTAGCTTCACTCCATTGCTCTAATTTGCTTATTTGCTTGATTCTGCGCCCTTAGCATCGCCTGTTTTAAGGGTTGTTGTCCCAGTAAGGCACTGACAAATTGATTATCAAAATTATTCACAATTGGCGCTGGGTATTTACCAACCTGCCAGGGTGTAGCATCATCAACACCGGCAACTAAAGGCGATCGCAATGGGTCTTGCTCATATCCAAATTTTTGAGATACTGATTTGCGTGTAGGTAAAGCAAAGCCTGTACTTGTCCATTTCTGCATTCCGGCTTTACCTGTGAGATAGGAAATTAATTCCCACGCTTCGGCTTTATGCTGTGATTGCTTACTCATCACATAAGCAACAGTAAATACCATTGTGCCTTTCTTGTTATTAATCGTTGGTAATTGTGCAGTTGCAAACTCCAATTGCGGAAAGGTTTCTTGTAAATATGGAATCGCCCAATTACCTTCAATTACCATTGCCACTTTCTCCTGACCGAACATCTCACTACCTGAGTTTGTCCCTACGTCAGATTTTTGAGCAGATGATTTATCTTTTTGATACTGGTCTATCACTAATTGAAATCCCCTTAAACCAGCTTCACTGGCAAAGGTAGCATAACCATTCTGATTGATAACTTCTCCACCAAAAGCTTTAATTTTGTAAACTTGACGGGCTAATTCCGGTGCTTCCCCAAAGCCATACTTGTTGAGTTTACCTGTTAATTGCTGGGAGTAGGTGCGTAATTCTGTCCACGTCGCTGGGGGACTGCTCAAACCAGCAGCAGCAAAGGCTTTTTTGTTATAAAACAGCGCCAAGGTAGAATAATCCTTAGGAAAACCGTAGATATGGTTCTGATATTTAAAGTTATCTAGGAGATTAGCTTCAAAGTCACTTAAGTCAAATTCAGGAGTGATGTAATTATCCAGTGGTTCCAGCACATTCTGGCTCATCAAAAAAGGAGCCTCCAGGGCATCCAAGTAGAAGACATCAGGCGCAGCTTCTCCAATCAAGCGGGTTTTGATCACATCCATATATTGGTCAGAAATCACCTCATATTTGACCTTGATGTGTGGATGCTGTGCTTCAAAGTCTTGCAAAACCTGTTTCAATAGTTTTTGCTCCACTGGAGAACCACCCCAGCCACTGAGTTTAACAGTGACTGGGGCAGATGCTGAAGACGAACTTTGCACTTGCCAACTATGGTAAGCAACAATGGCGATCGCGATCGCCATCACTAATCCCAAAAATTGCCACCAACTTTTTTTCATCGCCAGAGATAGAGGATAGGGAAGAAGCAGGGATCTGGGAAAGATAACTACTGACTAATGACTATTGACTAAAAAATTACAGGTATCTACCGCTATACTATCGCTGAAGTCTAT comes from the Nostoc sp. PCC 7120 = FACHB-418 genome and includes:
- a CDS encoding ABC transporter substrate-binding protein, with the protein product MKKSWWQFLGLVMAIAIAIVAYHSWQVQSSSSASAPVTVKLSGWGGSPVEQKLLKQVLQDFEAQHPHIKVKYEVISDQYMDVIKTRLIGEAAPDVFYLDALEAPFLMSQNVLEPLDNYITPEFDLSDFEANLLDNFKYQNHIYGFPKDYSTLALFYNKKAFAAAGLSSPPATWTELRTYSQQLTGKLNKYGFGEAPELARQVYKIKAFGGEVINQNGYATFASEAGLRGFQLVIDQYQKDKSSAQKSDVGTNSGSEMFGQEKVAMVIEGNWAIPYLQETFPQLEFATAQLPTINNKKGTMVFTVAYVMSKQSQHKAEAWELISYLTGKAGMQKWTSTGFALPTRKSVSQKFGYEQDPLRSPLVAGVDDATPWQVGKYPAPIVNNFDNQFVSALLGQQPLKQAMLRAQNQANKQIRAME
- a CDS encoding hybrid sensor histidine kinase/response regulator, coding for MGIWDWYLLTNETIWSANMGLLYGLPSTTLCPSPEDFLQLIHPQDRENFSQSVKNSIEQGMPFTVEYRTVWKDGSIHWLNSRGQVYYDKPGKPIRMIGTTRDISERKQAEASLRESEELYRSVVTAMREGIILQDKVKIIACNASAERILGLSKEQILQRTCVDERWLTIHEDGSPFPGEQHPAMETLRTGKPCSNVVMGVYKPDGQISWISINSQPLCRENETVPYAVVTSFADISEQQAALRLRQQAEQKIREQAALLDIATDAIFVKDLHTNILFWNQGAERLYGWSQQEAIGRNAQKLLYSETSLHLHEAALNVVMELGLWQGELQKLTKSGKEIIVESRWTLMRDAAGLPKSILIVDTDITQKKQLEEQFFRTQRLESLGTLAGGIAHDLNNILTPILAASQLLKVKFPEDKGGTPTAGGTSSQHLLEIVENNARRGAGLVKQVLSFARGFKGERTIVQLKHLITDIILIGKQTFPKSIEFTSSFPEVLWAVCGDVTQLHQVLMNLVVNARDAMPNGGKINVTADNIFIDETYASMILEAQVGNYIQLTVTDTGAGISPEILNRIFEPFFTTKEVGVGTGLGLSTVLGIIKSHGGFVKVSSKVGQGSQFKVFLPAIPATPDLTIEEIETPSGDGELILVVDDEAPICEIAKVILEKFNYKILTACNGIEAIALYAQHKHRISAVLMDMMMPEMDGITAIRTLKKMNSKVQVIASSGINSTETVAQAAMIGVQQVLPKPFTAKELLNSLHHVLRSCG